One genomic segment of Paraburkholderia caffeinilytica includes these proteins:
- a CDS encoding LysR family transcriptional regulator: MDRFKQIETFVRVADAGSLAAAALEEGVSPVILGRRIDALEKRLGVKLMYRSTRRLVVSEEGAAFLERCRGLLTEWDQAENELSAGRRAVNGHLIVSAPAAFGRKHVAPLAPAFLADKPELQVSFNLTDRVVDLVREGYDLSIRIGGAVDPNFVAVKLASNRRVVCGTPDYFRKYGKPKTLEDLPQHNCLAFNLQGGQNRGWYFRRNGKLATVRVGGTLDCNDGELLHRWVSEGLGLGWRSTWEIQQQLARGELETVLDEFALPDYDILAVYPQQRYVPAKVRYFIDYLKEVYASEDYWNRPAY; encoded by the coding sequence ATGGACCGCTTCAAGCAGATCGAAACTTTCGTGCGCGTCGCCGACGCGGGCAGTCTCGCGGCCGCCGCGCTGGAAGAGGGCGTATCGCCGGTGATTCTGGGGCGCCGTATCGACGCGCTCGAGAAGCGCCTCGGCGTCAAGCTGATGTACCGCTCGACGCGGCGCCTCGTGGTCAGCGAAGAAGGCGCGGCGTTTCTCGAACGCTGCCGCGGCCTGCTCACCGAGTGGGACCAGGCGGAGAACGAACTGAGCGCCGGGCGGCGCGCGGTGAACGGCCATCTGATCGTGTCGGCGCCGGCCGCGTTCGGGCGCAAGCACGTTGCACCGCTCGCGCCCGCTTTTCTCGCCGACAAGCCGGAATTGCAAGTGTCGTTCAACCTGACCGACCGGGTCGTGGACCTGGTGCGCGAAGGGTACGACCTGTCGATCCGGATCGGTGGCGCGGTCGATCCGAATTTCGTCGCGGTGAAGCTGGCGTCGAACCGGCGCGTGGTGTGCGGTACGCCGGACTATTTCCGCAAATATGGCAAGCCGAAAACACTCGAAGATCTGCCGCAGCACAATTGCCTCGCGTTCAATCTGCAAGGCGGGCAGAACCGCGGCTGGTATTTCCGCCGCAACGGCAAACTGGCGACGGTGCGGGTAGGCGGCACGCTCGACTGCAACGACGGCGAGTTGCTGCATCGCTGGGTGTCGGAAGGGCTCGGGCTCGGCTGGCGCTCCACGTGGGAAATCCAGCAGCAACTGGCGCGCGGCGAACTGGAAACCGTGCTGGACGAATTCGCGCTGCCCGACTACGACATTCTGGCGGTCTATCCGCAGCAGCGTTACGTACCAGCCAAGGTGCGCTACTTCATCGACTATCTGAAAGAGGTGTATGCCAGCGAGGATTACTGGAATCGCCCGGCTTACTGA
- the gcl gene encoding glyoxylate carboligase — protein sequence MAKMRAVDAAVLVLEKEGINTAFGVPGAAINPFYSAMRKAGSISHVLARHVEGASHMAEGYTRAQPGNIGVCIGTSGPAGTDMITGLYSAQADSIPILAITGQAPRARLYKEDFQAVDIESIAKPVTKWAVTVREPALVPRVFQQAFHLMRSGRPGPVLVDLPIDVQLAEIEFDIDTYEPLPVYKPKATRKQIEAALTLLNDAEKPLIVSGGGVLNAAAEDLLVTFAETVGVPVIPTLMSWGAIPDDHPLMAGMVGLQTSHRYGNATMLASDFVLGIGNRWANRHTGSVDVYTKGRKFVHVDIEPTQIGRVFGPDLGIVSDAKAALELFVEVAREWKAAGKLKDRSAWVADCQQRKKTMLRKTHFDNVPMKPQRVYEEMNQVFGRDTCYVSTIGLSQIAGAQFLHVYKARNWINCGQAGPLGWTIPAALGVRAADPQRPIVALSGDYDFQFMIEELAAGAQFKLPYVHVVVNNSYLGLIRQAQRAFDMDFCVQLGFENINSPETNGYGVDHVAVAEGLGCKAIRVFKPEELKPALLKAQSMLSEFNVPVIVEVILERVTNISMGTEIDAINEFEELAEKREDAPTAISMLD from the coding sequence ATGGCCAAGATGAGAGCCGTCGACGCAGCCGTGCTGGTGCTCGAAAAAGAAGGCATCAACACCGCATTCGGCGTTCCGGGCGCAGCAATCAACCCGTTCTACTCGGCCATGCGCAAGGCAGGCAGCATCAGCCACGTGCTGGCGCGTCACGTCGAAGGTGCGTCGCACATGGCCGAAGGCTATACGCGCGCCCAGCCGGGCAACATCGGCGTGTGTATCGGCACCTCGGGCCCCGCCGGTACCGACATGATCACCGGTTTGTACTCCGCTCAGGCCGACTCGATTCCTATTCTGGCTATCACGGGCCAGGCGCCGCGCGCGCGTCTGTACAAGGAAGATTTCCAGGCCGTCGATATCGAATCGATCGCCAAGCCCGTCACCAAGTGGGCCGTCACCGTGCGCGAGCCGGCACTGGTGCCGCGCGTGTTCCAGCAGGCCTTCCATCTGATGCGCTCGGGCCGTCCGGGTCCGGTGCTGGTCGACCTGCCGATCGACGTGCAGCTCGCCGAAATCGAATTCGACATCGACACGTACGAGCCGCTGCCGGTCTACAAGCCGAAAGCAACGCGCAAGCAGATCGAAGCCGCGCTCACGCTGCTCAACGACGCTGAAAAGCCGTTGATCGTGTCCGGCGGCGGCGTGCTCAACGCAGCCGCGGAAGACCTGCTCGTGACGTTCGCCGAAACCGTCGGCGTGCCCGTGATCCCGACGCTGATGTCGTGGGGCGCGATTCCCGACGACCATCCGCTGATGGCCGGCATGGTCGGCCTGCAGACGTCGCACCGCTACGGCAACGCCACGATGCTCGCCTCCGACTTCGTGCTCGGCATCGGCAACCGCTGGGCGAACCGTCACACGGGCAGCGTCGATGTCTATACCAAGGGCCGTAAGTTCGTGCATGTGGACATCGAACCGACGCAGATCGGCCGCGTGTTCGGACCGGACCTCGGCATCGTGTCGGACGCGAAAGCCGCGCTCGAACTGTTCGTTGAAGTAGCCAGGGAATGGAAGGCCGCCGGCAAGCTGAAAGACCGCAGCGCATGGGTTGCCGATTGCCAGCAACGCAAGAAAACGATGCTGCGCAAGACGCACTTCGACAACGTGCCGATGAAGCCGCAGCGTGTGTACGAAGAGATGAACCAGGTGTTTGGCCGCGACACGTGCTACGTGAGCACGATCGGTCTGTCGCAGATCGCCGGCGCGCAGTTCCTGCATGTCTACAAGGCGCGCAACTGGATCAACTGCGGCCAGGCAGGCCCGCTCGGCTGGACGATTCCGGCAGCGCTCGGCGTGCGCGCGGCAGACCCGCAACGTCCGATCGTCGCACTGTCGGGTGACTACGACTTCCAGTTCATGATCGAAGAGCTGGCGGCCGGCGCGCAATTCAAGCTGCCTTACGTGCACGTGGTGGTGAACAACTCGTACCTCGGTTTGATCCGCCAGGCACAGCGCGCGTTCGATATGGACTTCTGCGTGCAGCTCGGCTTCGAGAACATCAACTCGCCGGAAACGAACGGCTACGGCGTGGACCACGTCGCGGTGGCCGAAGGCCTGGGTTGCAAGGCGATCCGCGTGTTCAAGCCGGAAGAACTCAAGCCGGCCCTGCTGAAAGCGCAATCGATGCTCTCCGAGTTCAACGTGCCGGTGATCGTCGAAGTGATCCTCGAGCGTGTGACCAACATTTCGATGGGCACCGAAATCGACGCGATCAACGAGTTCGAAGAACTGGCCGAGAAGCGCGAAGACGCGCCGACCGCCATCAGCATGCTCGACTGA
- a CDS encoding asparaginase, protein MNTLTSPSSSGTPSDEGATPQLPRIAVLATGGTIAGAAADATNTSGYQAGVVGVDQLLAVVPALSTVARIAPEQIASVDSKDMEMSLWTTLAQRINTLLAEDDVDGVVITHGTDTLEETAYLLHLTVKSDKPVVLTAAMRPASALSADGPLNLLNAVTVAAHASSRGQGVLVAFNNRIHSARDVVKTSTYAVDAFHSPEIGALGWVQDGRVEFQRGVVRPHTLATEFVIGAKWPHVGIVVSYAGVSRIAVDALVAAGVRGIVVAGTGNGSIHASMQQALADAASQGVAVVRASRVGSGHVMRNGAAADDALGFVSAGSLNPYKARVLLMLALAAGGTGPVALQKTFDKY, encoded by the coding sequence ATGAATACTTTGACTTCCCCTTCCTCTTCCGGTACGCCTTCCGACGAAGGCGCAACCCCCCAACTGCCCCGCATCGCCGTGCTGGCCACCGGCGGCACGATTGCCGGGGCGGCCGCGGACGCCACCAACACGTCCGGCTACCAGGCGGGCGTGGTCGGCGTCGATCAATTGCTGGCTGTGGTGCCGGCTTTGTCCACGGTCGCGCGGATCGCGCCCGAACAGATTGCCAGCGTCGACAGTAAAGACATGGAAATGTCGCTGTGGACCACGCTCGCGCAACGCATCAACACGCTGCTGGCTGAAGACGACGTGGACGGCGTGGTGATCACGCATGGCACCGACACGCTCGAAGAAACCGCCTACTTGCTGCATCTGACGGTCAAGTCGGACAAGCCGGTCGTGCTGACCGCTGCAATGCGCCCGGCATCGGCGCTGTCCGCCGACGGTCCGTTGAATCTGCTGAACGCAGTGACGGTCGCGGCGCACGCGAGTTCGCGCGGGCAGGGCGTTCTGGTGGCGTTCAACAACCGGATTCACAGCGCGCGCGACGTGGTCAAGACGAGCACCTACGCGGTCGATGCGTTTCACTCGCCCGAGATCGGCGCGCTCGGTTGGGTGCAGGACGGCCGCGTCGAATTCCAGCGCGGCGTGGTGCGTCCGCACACGCTCGCAACCGAGTTCGTGATCGGCGCGAAGTGGCCGCATGTGGGGATCGTCGTGAGTTACGCAGGCGTATCGAGAATTGCGGTGGACGCGTTGGTTGCCGCCGGTGTCCGCGGTATCGTCGTGGCGGGGACGGGCAACGGCTCGATTCACGCCTCGATGCAGCAGGCCTTGGCCGATGCCGCCTCGCAAGGCGTGGCGGTGGTGCGTGCGTCGCGTGTGGGTTCGGGGCATGTGATGCGCAACGGCGCGGCTGCCGACGACGCACTCGGTTTCGTTAGCGCGGGCTCGCTGAATCCGTACAAGGCACGAGTGCTGCTGATGCTGGCATTGGCCGCGGGCGGCACGGGGCCGGTTGCGTTGCAGAAGACTTTCGACAAGTACTGA
- a CDS encoding DUF3597 domain-containing protein — translation MSIFGDIVNKLFGKAKPDQPAPAVEPTPDPAAAQAAAPADTPAPAPLADVDVAAVMDQFVSESGQTLNWRTSIVDTLKALGVDSSLEHRKQLAQELKYSGDTNDSASMNIWLHKQVMQALAANGGKLPPDLAA, via the coding sequence ATGAGCATCTTTGGTGACATCGTAAACAAGCTCTTCGGCAAAGCGAAGCCCGACCAGCCCGCGCCCGCGGTTGAGCCGACTCCGGATCCGGCAGCGGCGCAAGCCGCCGCACCGGCAGATACACCGGCGCCCGCGCCGCTGGCCGACGTCGACGTCGCTGCCGTCATGGACCAGTTCGTGAGTGAGAGCGGGCAAACCTTGAACTGGCGCACATCGATCGTCGACACGCTGAAAGCGCTCGGCGTCGACAGCAGCCTCGAGCATCGCAAGCAGCTCGCACAGGAGCTGAAGTACAGCGGCGACACGAACGATTCGGCGAGCATGAACATCTGGCTGCACAAACAGGTGATGCAAGCGCTGGCGGCGAACGGTGGAAAATTGCCGCCGGATCTGGCGGCCTGA
- the hyi gene encoding hydroxypyruvate isomerase, which produces MPKFAANLTMLFNEVPFLDRFAAAADAGFNAVEFLFPYPYQIAELSERLQQNRLKLVLHNLPAGNWEAGERGIACLPDRVGEFQEGVGRAIEYATALKVPQLNCLVGIPTAGVDADNARSTIVDNLRFAAGELKKAGIKLLVEPCNSYDIPGFALNRSGEGLDVIRAVGSDNLFLQYDIYHMQRMEGELAATIKKNLPQIAHIQLADNPGRNEPGTGEINYPFLFDLLDSLGYEGYVGCEYKPRTTTAAGLGWVQSVAGQTRGAAHAAA; this is translated from the coding sequence ATGCCGAAATTTGCAGCGAATCTCACCATGCTGTTCAACGAAGTCCCGTTCCTCGACCGCTTTGCGGCAGCAGCGGACGCGGGCTTCAATGCCGTCGAATTCCTGTTTCCGTATCCGTATCAGATCGCTGAATTGAGCGAACGTCTGCAGCAGAATCGTTTGAAACTCGTGTTGCACAACCTGCCCGCCGGCAACTGGGAAGCGGGTGAGCGCGGCATCGCATGCCTGCCGGATCGCGTGGGCGAGTTTCAGGAAGGTGTCGGCCGTGCGATCGAATACGCGACGGCCCTGAAGGTGCCGCAATTGAACTGCCTCGTCGGCATTCCGACTGCGGGCGTCGATGCGGACAACGCGCGTTCGACGATCGTCGACAACCTGCGCTTCGCCGCGGGCGAACTGAAGAAAGCCGGCATCAAGCTGCTGGTCGAGCCGTGCAATTCGTACGATATCCCCGGCTTCGCGCTGAACCGTTCGGGCGAAGGCCTCGACGTGATTCGCGCGGTGGGTTCGGACAATCTGTTTCTGCAATACGACATCTATCACATGCAACGGATGGAGGGCGAACTCGCGGCGACGATCAAAAAGAATCTGCCGCAGATCGCGCACATCCAGCTCGCCGACAACCCCGGCCGCAACGAACCGGGCACCGGCGAAATCAACTACCCGTTCCTGTTCGACCTGCTCGATTCGCTCGGCTACGAAGGCTACGTCGGTTGCGAATACAAGCCGCGCACGACCACCGCCGCCGGCCTCGGCTGGGTGCAGAGCGTGGCCGGGCAAACCCGCGGCGCAGCCCACGCCGCTGCGTGA
- a CDS encoding CysB family HTH-type transcriptional regulator: MNFQQLRFVREAVRQNMNLTEVANVLYTSQSGVSKQIKDLEDELGVDIFIRRGKRLTGLTEPGKAVHQLIERMLLDAENLRRVARQYADQDSGHLVVATTHTQARYALPKVIRQFTEVFPKVHLALRQGSPQQIAQMIINGEADIGISTEALDRFPDIVTFPCYSWHHIVVVPKDHPLVGRENLTLDEIAEFPIVTYDQDFTGRSHIDQAFAKAGALPDVVLTAIDADVIKTYVELGMGIGVVAAMAYDPKRDTELVALDTQHLFEASTTRVGLRKGAFLRAYAYRLIEMFAPQLNEAEIAAQLREAV, encoded by the coding sequence ATGAACTTTCAGCAATTGCGCTTTGTGCGCGAGGCCGTGCGTCAGAACATGAATCTGACCGAGGTGGCGAACGTGTTGTACACGTCGCAGTCGGGCGTATCGAAACAGATCAAGGATCTGGAAGACGAACTCGGCGTCGATATTTTCATCCGCCGCGGCAAGCGTCTGACGGGCCTCACCGAGCCGGGCAAGGCGGTGCATCAACTGATCGAACGGATGCTGCTCGACGCGGAGAATCTGCGCCGTGTCGCGCGTCAATACGCGGATCAGGACAGCGGCCACCTCGTCGTGGCGACGACTCACACGCAGGCGCGCTACGCGTTGCCGAAGGTGATCCGTCAATTCACCGAGGTGTTCCCGAAGGTGCATCTGGCGCTGCGCCAGGGCAGCCCGCAACAGATTGCGCAGATGATCATCAACGGCGAAGCGGACATCGGCATTTCGACGGAAGCGCTCGACCGCTTCCCGGATATCGTCACGTTCCCGTGCTATTCGTGGCATCACATCGTGGTGGTGCCGAAGGATCATCCGCTGGTTGGGCGCGAGAACCTGACGCTCGACGAGATCGCTGAATTTCCGATCGTCACCTACGACCAGGACTTCACGGGCCGCTCGCACATCGACCAGGCGTTCGCGAAAGCGGGCGCATTGCCTGACGTCGTGTTGACCGCGATCGATGCCGACGTGATCAAGACCTACGTCGAACTCGGCATGGGCATCGGCGTGGTGGCCGCGATGGCCTACGATCCGAAGCGCGACACGGAACTGGTCGCGCTGGACACGCAGCATCTGTTCGAAGCGAGCACGACGCGGGTCGGCCTGCGCAAGGGCGCGTTCCTGCGTGCGTATGCGTACCGGTTGATCGAGATGTTCGCGCCGCAGTTGAATGAAGCGGAAATCGCCGCGCAGTTGCGCGAGGCGGTTTAA
- a CDS encoding 2-hydroxy-3-oxopropionate reductase, which yields MAKIGFIGLGIMGAHMARNLIKGGHTLFVNGAYPVPEDLSKTTAVVANSTAVAQAADIVIIMVPDTPDVANVLFADDGVAAGLTQGKLVIDMSSISPLDTQAFAKKINALGADYLDAPVSGGEVGAREASLTIMVGGPEKAFALAKPLFELMGKNISLIGDNGAGQTCKVANQIIVALNIEAVAEALLFASRSGADPERVRKALMGGFASSRILEVHGERMTKRTFNPGFRIELHQKDLNLALDGARKLGIALPHTASAQQLFSVCAANGGKAWDHSAMVRALEIMANYEVAQAPDSEAKAA from the coding sequence ATGGCAAAGATCGGTTTCATCGGCCTCGGCATCATGGGCGCGCACATGGCGCGCAACCTCATCAAGGGCGGCCACACGCTGTTCGTGAATGGCGCGTACCCGGTGCCGGAAGACCTGAGCAAAACGACCGCCGTGGTCGCCAATTCGACCGCTGTCGCGCAGGCTGCCGACATCGTCATCATCATGGTGCCGGACACGCCTGACGTCGCCAACGTGCTGTTCGCCGACGACGGCGTCGCCGCCGGCCTCACGCAGGGCAAGCTGGTGATCGACATGAGCTCGATCTCGCCGCTCGACACGCAAGCCTTCGCGAAGAAAATCAACGCCCTCGGCGCCGACTACCTCGACGCGCCGGTGTCCGGCGGTGAAGTCGGCGCGCGTGAAGCGTCGCTGACGATCATGGTGGGCGGCCCGGAAAAGGCTTTCGCCCTGGCCAAGCCGCTGTTCGAACTGATGGGCAAGAACATCTCGCTGATCGGCGACAACGGCGCGGGTCAGACCTGCAAGGTCGCGAACCAGATCATCGTCGCGCTGAACATCGAAGCAGTGGCCGAAGCCCTGCTGTTCGCATCGCGCTCGGGCGCCGATCCGGAACGTGTGCGCAAGGCCTTGATGGGCGGCTTCGCTTCGTCGCGCATTCTCGAAGTGCATGGCGAGCGCATGACCAAGCGCACCTTCAACCCGGGCTTCCGCATCGAACTGCACCAGAAGGATCTGAACCTCGCACTCGATGGCGCACGCAAGCTGGGCATCGCCCTGCCGCATACCGCGAGCGCGCAACAGCTGTTCAGCGTGTGTGCGGCGAACGGCGGCAAGGCATGGGATCACTCGGCCATGGTGCGCGCACTCGAAATCATGGCGAACTACGAAGTCGCGCAAGCGCCGGATAGCGAAGCCAAGGCTGCCTGA
- the cysT gene encoding sulfate ABC transporter permease subunit CysT: protein MTTFTFRKPSALPGFGLTLGITVAYLSLVVLIPLAATFLKTATLDWAQFVRAVSSPRVLASYRLTFFSALGGALINAVFGFLVAWVLVRYTFPFKRIVDAVVDLPFALPTSVAGISLAAVYAGNGWIGQFLEPLGIKVAFTPAGVLIALTFIGLPFVVRTVQPVLEEFEREQEEAAACLGASRWLTFRRVVLPAVFPALLTGFALAFARALGEYGSVIFIAGNVPMKSEITSLLIITKLEQYDYAGATALAVVMLVVSFLMLLFINTLQWYLQRRTSRGGAGPAPAAASAAAIGVGGGVQ from the coding sequence ATGACGACGTTCACCTTCCGCAAACCGAGCGCGTTGCCCGGTTTTGGCCTGACACTCGGCATCACGGTGGCTTATCTGAGCCTCGTGGTGCTGATTCCGCTCGCGGCGACCTTCCTCAAGACCGCGACGCTCGACTGGGCCCAGTTCGTGCGCGCCGTGAGCTCGCCGCGCGTGCTCGCGTCGTATCGCCTGACGTTTTTCTCGGCCCTCGGCGGCGCGCTGATCAACGCGGTGTTCGGCTTTCTGGTCGCGTGGGTGCTGGTGCGCTACACCTTCCCGTTCAAGCGTATCGTCGACGCGGTGGTCGATCTGCCGTTCGCTTTGCCGACCTCCGTGGCCGGCATTTCGCTCGCGGCGGTGTATGCGGGCAATGGCTGGATCGGCCAGTTTCTCGAACCGCTCGGCATCAAGGTTGCCTTCACGCCGGCCGGTGTGCTGATCGCGCTGACCTTTATCGGTTTGCCGTTCGTCGTGAGGACCGTGCAGCCGGTGCTCGAGGAGTTCGAGCGCGAACAGGAAGAGGCGGCTGCGTGCCTCGGCGCGTCCCGTTGGCTGACGTTCCGGCGCGTGGTGTTGCCCGCGGTGTTCCCGGCTTTGCTCACGGGTTTCGCGCTGGCGTTCGCACGGGCGCTCGGCGAGTACGGCTCGGTGATCTTCATCGCCGGTAACGTGCCGATGAAATCGGAGATCACGTCGCTGCTGATCATCACCAAGCTCGAACAGTACGATTACGCCGGCGCCACGGCGCTGGCGGTCGTGATGCTGGTGGTGTCGTTCCTGATGCTGTTGTTCATCAATACGCTGCAGTGGTATCTGCAGCGCCGCACGAGCCGTGGCGGCGCAGGCCCGGCGCCTGCCGCCGCGAGTGCGGCGGCAATCGGCGTGGGCGGAGGTGTGCAATGA
- a CDS encoding sulfate/molybdate ABC transporter ATP-binding protein, translated as MGITVRNLQKRFGDFVALDNVSLDFPPGELVALLGPSGCGKTTLLRVIAGLEYADAGQVELQGQDVATVGAREREVGFVFQHYALFRHMTVFENVAFGLRVKPRKERPSEAVIREKVHELLKLVQLDWLAQRYPSELSGGQRQRIALARALAVEPKVLLLDEPFGALDAKVRKELRSWLRRLHDDLHISTIFVTHDQEEALEVADRIVVLNRGHVEQVGSPQDVYDHPQTSFVYEFLGAANRLHGNVDASGFVVDGAALPVAIKADFKGPAFAYVRPHDLQLYPQASGHREGIVVDVRRVVTLGGSVRVELAGREGNVLEAELDRESWRDLQLTIGDGVTAVPRALRVFPAQ; from the coding sequence ATGGGTATCACCGTTCGTAACCTGCAAAAGCGCTTCGGCGATTTCGTCGCGCTCGATAACGTTTCGCTCGACTTTCCGCCGGGTGAACTGGTTGCGCTGCTCGGGCCGTCGGGTTGTGGCAAGACCACCTTGCTGCGTGTGATCGCCGGCCTCGAATACGCGGATGCCGGCCAGGTCGAGCTGCAAGGCCAGGACGTCGCGACGGTCGGTGCGCGCGAGCGTGAGGTCGGCTTCGTGTTCCAGCATTACGCGCTGTTTCGTCATATGACGGTGTTCGAGAACGTTGCGTTCGGCTTGCGTGTGAAACCTCGCAAGGAGCGGCCCTCGGAAGCGGTGATTCGCGAGAAGGTGCATGAACTGCTGAAGCTCGTGCAACTCGACTGGCTCGCGCAACGCTACCCGTCGGAATTGTCGGGTGGTCAGCGCCAGCGGATTGCGTTGGCGCGCGCGCTGGCTGTCGAACCGAAAGTCCTGTTGCTCGACGAACCGTTCGGCGCGCTGGATGCAAAGGTGCGCAAGGAGTTGCGCAGCTGGTTGCGTCGTTTGCATGACGACCTGCATATCTCGACGATCTTTGTCACGCACGATCAGGAAGAAGCGCTCGAAGTGGCCGACCGGATCGTCGTGTTGAATCGCGGGCATGTGGAGCAGGTGGGCAGTCCGCAAGACGTGTACGACCATCCGCAGACCTCGTTCGTCTACGAGTTTCTCGGCGCGGCGAACCGTCTGCATGGCAACGTGGATGCGAGCGGCTTCGTGGTCGACGGCGCGGCGCTGCCGGTCGCGATCAAGGCTGACTTCAAGGGGCCGGCGTTCGCGTATGTCCGTCCGCACGATCTGCAGTTGTATCCTCAAGCGTCCGGCCACCGCGAAGGCATCGTGGTCGACGTGCGGCGCGTGGTGACGCTCGGCGGCTCGGTGCGCGTGGAACTGGCGGGCCGTGAAGGCAATGTGCTCGAGGCGGAGCTCGATCGCGAATCGTGGCGCGATCTGCAACTGACGATTGGCGACGGCGTGACGGCCGTGCCGCGCGCGTTGCGCGTATTTCCGGCGCAATAA
- the cysW gene encoding sulfate ABC transporter permease subunit CysW — MSRRSLNGTDAAVVAVAPRAPLNVARRPDPVTEPPVVRWILTGIALLFLALFLVVPLVAVFYQALSKGIGFYLESLVDPDALSAIKLTVITAAIAVPLNLVFGLAASWCIAKFEFRGKALLTTLIDLPFSVSPVISGLIYVLMFGAQGWFGPWLQNHNVQIIFAVPGIVLATIFVTFPFVARELIPLMQAQGNDEEEAAHVLGASGWQIFRRVTLPNVKWGLLYGVILCNARAMGEFGAVSVVSGHIRGQTDTMPLHVEILYNEYNFSAAFAVASVLALLALVTLGLKLLAERHMSAELSAARDVPAYAGPVTPPSAPQSVNASHAPHQHALKQGEL, encoded by the coding sequence ATGAGCCGCCGCTCCCTGAATGGTACGGATGCCGCGGTTGTCGCCGTGGCGCCGCGCGCGCCGCTCAATGTCGCGCGCCGGCCCGATCCGGTTACCGAGCCGCCCGTCGTGCGCTGGATTCTGACCGGCATCGCGTTGCTGTTTCTCGCGCTGTTTCTCGTTGTGCCGCTCGTCGCCGTGTTCTATCAGGCTTTGAGCAAGGGCATCGGCTTCTATCTGGAATCGCTGGTCGATCCGGATGCGTTGTCGGCCATCAAGCTGACCGTTATCACGGCCGCGATCGCGGTGCCGCTGAATCTCGTGTTCGGCCTCGCTGCTTCGTGGTGTATCGCGAAGTTCGAGTTCCGCGGCAAGGCGTTGCTGACCACCTTGATCGATCTGCCGTTCTCGGTTTCGCCGGTGATCTCCGGTTTGATCTACGTGCTGATGTTCGGCGCACAGGGCTGGTTCGGTCCGTGGCTGCAGAATCACAACGTGCAGATCATCTTCGCGGTGCCGGGCATCGTGCTGGCGACGATCTTCGTCACGTTCCCGTTCGTCGCGCGTGAACTGATTCCGCTGATGCAGGCGCAAGGCAACGACGAAGAAGAAGCCGCGCACGTGCTCGGCGCCTCGGGCTGGCAAATCTTCCGGCGCGTCACGCTGCCGAACGTGAAATGGGGTCTGCTGTACGGCGTGATCCTGTGCAATGCGCGGGCGATGGGCGAGTTCGGCGCGGTGTCGGTGGTGTCCGGCCACATTCGCGGCCAGACCGACACGATGCCGCTGCACGTCGAAATTCTCTATAACGAATACAACTTCTCGGCGGCGTTCGCCGTGGCGTCGGTGCTGGCCTTGCTCGCACTCGTGACGCTCGGCCTGAAGCTGCTCGCCGAGCGCCATATGTCGGCGGAACTGTCGGCCGCGCGCGATGTGCCGGCGTATGCAGGACCGGTCACGCCGCCGTCCGCTCCGCAGTCCGTCAATGCATCGCATGCACCGCATCAACACGCGCTCAAGCAAGGAGAGCTGTAA